The Lysinibacillus pakistanensis genome includes a window with the following:
- a CDS encoding alkaline phosphatase translates to MKYLLKWRSWVIASAMIFSATNIALPQVQAAKVTQPANVIMMVMDGSSNNAVTLSRWYKGSNLALDAILTGAVRTYSAESALTDSAPAATALATGHKSNRKFVGVLPAIVNSPGLAQLAKDDATRPVANVLEGAKQQGMATGLISTSEIQHATPAGFSAHVKNRSQYDDIAEQQVYQDIDVVLGGGFASLIPGATKNARKDGENLVNVLKEKNYDIVKTRDELLKSTSSKIWGSFAPNALAYNIDRPITSASEPTLAEMTSKAIQTLKQHDKGFFLFVEGSKVDWAAHANDTIGIISEILAFDEAVQKALDFAKVDGHTMVIAVTDHGNSGITMGNTNTTKTYASMPVSAFIDPLKKAKMTLEGALSRLKQDQSNMIEVAALYGLTNLSKDERTTLTASRNVSKEMGQMLAKRANIGFTTGGHTGEDVFLYSFGPSTITGLVENTEIAYAMAQFMSFDLNKLTKDLYIPATKAFTEKGYTTKIDLTDKENPKFIAQKKDITLTIPVNKNIMIYEQASSNMTKTYTFDTINVYNGTDFYVSKKVLDAVN, encoded by the coding sequence ATGAAATACTTACTAAAATGGCGTTCATGGGTTATAGCTAGTGCAATGATTTTTTCGGCGACAAATATCGCTCTACCACAAGTACAAGCTGCGAAAGTTACTCAGCCGGCAAATGTTATTATGATGGTGATGGATGGGAGTAGTAATAACGCTGTCACACTCTCCCGATGGTATAAGGGTAGCAATCTGGCATTAGATGCGATTTTAACTGGCGCAGTTCGTACGTACTCTGCAGAATCTGCCCTTACCGATTCTGCACCCGCCGCTACTGCATTAGCCACTGGACATAAATCAAATCGTAAATTTGTTGGTGTGCTGCCAGCCATTGTCAATTCTCCAGGGTTAGCGCAATTAGCCAAAGATGATGCTACTCGTCCTGTAGCCAATGTTTTAGAAGGAGCGAAACAGCAGGGCATGGCAACAGGGCTGATCTCTACTTCTGAAATTCAACATGCAACACCAGCAGGCTTTTCGGCACATGTTAAAAATAGAAGTCAATACGATGACATAGCTGAGCAGCAGGTCTATCAAGATATTGATGTTGTGTTAGGTGGCGGCTTCGCATCTCTCATTCCAGGTGCCACTAAAAATGCTCGTAAAGATGGCGAGAACTTAGTGAATGTCCTAAAAGAAAAAAATTATGACATTGTCAAAACTCGTGATGAGCTTTTAAAAAGTACCTCATCGAAAATTTGGGGAAGCTTTGCCCCAAATGCACTTGCCTATAATATAGATCGCCCTATCACCAGCGCATCCGAGCCGACGCTTGCTGAAATGACAAGTAAAGCCATTCAAACGCTTAAGCAGCATGACAAAGGCTTCTTCTTATTTGTAGAGGGCAGTAAGGTAGATTGGGCAGCACACGCCAACGATACAATCGGCATTATCAGTGAAATTTTAGCGTTTGATGAGGCTGTCCAAAAAGCACTTGATTTTGCCAAAGTGGATGGGCATACAATGGTCATTGCCGTAACAGATCATGGTAATAGCGGTATTACTATGGGTAATACGAATACAACAAAGACTTATGCCAGCATGCCTGTTTCTGCCTTTATTGATCCGTTAAAGAAAGCTAAAATGACTCTTGAGGGGGCTTTAAGCCGATTGAAGCAAGACCAATCTAATATGATAGAGGTAGCAGCACTATATGGTTTAACAAACTTATCTAAAGACGAGCGGACAACCTTAACAGCTTCTAGGAATGTGAGCAAAGAGATGGGACAGATGCTGGCCAAACGAGCGAATATTGGTTTTACAACAGGCGGACATACTGGTGAGGATGTATTTCTTTATTCATTTGGACCTTCCACAATAACTGGTCTTGTTGAAAACACAGAAATAGCATATGCAATGGCGCAATTTATGAGCTTTGATTTAAATAAGCTGACGAAGGATTTATATATCCCTGCCACAAAAGCTTTTACTGAAAAGGGCTATACGACAAAGATAGATCTAACAGATAAGGAAAACCCGAAATTTATTGCGCAAAAAAAGGATATTACATTAACAATCCCTGTAAATAAAAACATTATGATTTATGAGCAAGCCTCAAGCAATATGACCAAAACATATACATTTGATACCATTAATGTCTACAATGGAACGGATTTTTATGTTTCCAAAAAAGTGTTAGATGCTGTTAATTAA
- a CDS encoding teichoic acid D-Ala incorporation-associated protein DltX, with product MQSIKNNELLRFIGFTLFYFIILVLLFIIHGFHDMNAGPFIYTEF from the coding sequence ATGCAATCCATTAAAAATAATGAGCTATTACGTTTTATAGGCTTTACGTTATTTTATTTTATCATATTGGTGCTTTTGTTTATTATTCATGGGTTCCATGATATGAACGCTGGACCATTTATATATACGGAATTTTAA
- the dltA gene encoding D-alanine--poly(phosphoribitol) ligase subunit DltA, which yields MLSILAAIQNVALQQPQKTAYQTNRESLTYSELWYLSDCVAHYLLALDLKRKQPIVVYGHMSPLQIVAFLGAVKAGHPYVPVDSSTPSERLQLIIEASEACMLLKTDSLSAPLSIPEVEVSDIITQPSTISVEPSSWVQEQDVYYIIYTSGSTGKPKGVQITANNLAHFVDWMNKHFPLQESGVFLNQAPYSFDLSVMDLYPALINGQTLYAISQEQIAYPKSLFDALATAEIRVWTSTPSFAKMCLMNKEWHQELMPALDTFLFCGEVLPVSVAQELMQRFPQATIFNLYGPTETTVAVSFVEVSSELLKQFDQLPIAPLSEPNLSLLEDGEIIISGPTVSAGYLGAPDLTQKAFPTINSQRIYKTGDIGYEKDGYLFFSGRKDFQVKLHGYRLEIEEIEKQIGNLPPVSSCVVVPVLKDGEIVSLNAFVVLREPLLESAFKMTKQLKSLLSEYLPSYMIPKTFKYMDTLPLNTNGKVDRKGLAVMETV from the coding sequence ATGTTAAGTATATTAGCAGCTATTCAAAATGTGGCACTACAGCAGCCACAAAAAACTGCGTATCAAACCAATCGTGAGTCCTTAACGTATAGTGAACTTTGGTATCTCTCTGATTGTGTAGCACATTACTTACTAGCTCTTGACTTAAAAAGAAAACAGCCCATTGTCGTCTATGGTCATATGTCACCATTGCAAATTGTTGCCTTTTTAGGTGCTGTAAAGGCTGGGCACCCATATGTTCCAGTTGACTCGTCTACACCTTCTGAAAGACTACAGCTTATAATTGAAGCCTCTGAAGCCTGCATGCTACTAAAAACAGACTCATTAAGTGCTCCATTGTCTATTCCTGAAGTGGAGGTAAGTGATATAATCACACAGCCTTCTACTATTTCGGTAGAGCCTTCCTCATGGGTTCAGGAGCAAGACGTTTATTATATTATTTACACATCTGGTTCAACTGGTAAACCTAAAGGTGTCCAAATTACAGCCAATAACCTAGCTCATTTTGTTGATTGGATGAATAAGCACTTCCCATTACAGGAATCTGGTGTGTTTTTAAATCAGGCTCCCTATTCCTTTGATTTATCAGTAATGGACTTATATCCTGCATTGATAAATGGGCAAACGCTTTACGCTATTTCACAAGAGCAAATTGCTTATCCAAAATCGTTATTTGATGCACTAGCTACAGCTGAAATCCGTGTTTGGACCTCCACACCGTCCTTTGCGAAAATGTGCTTAATGAACAAAGAATGGCATCAGGAGTTAATGCCCGCTTTAGATACATTTTTATTCTGTGGAGAGGTTTTGCCGGTATCCGTTGCACAAGAATTAATGCAACGCTTCCCACAGGCGACTATTTTTAATTTATACGGGCCAACTGAAACAACCGTTGCTGTATCTTTTGTAGAGGTCTCATCGGAACTGTTGAAGCAATTTGATCAACTGCCAATTGCTCCGCTATCAGAACCAAATCTTTCTCTATTAGAGGATGGCGAGATTATTATTTCAGGACCAACAGTTAGTGCTGGCTATCTTGGTGCACCTGATTTAACGCAAAAGGCCTTTCCTACTATAAATAGTCAGCGCATTTATAAAACTGGGGATATTGGCTATGAAAAAGATGGCTATCTGTTCTTTTCAGGTCGTAAGGATTTTCAAGTAAAACTACATGGCTATCGTTTAGAAATTGAGGAAATTGAAAAGCAAATTGGCAATCTACCACCCGTTTCTAGCTGTGTTGTTGTACCTGTATTAAAAGATGGCGAGATTGTTTCGCTGAATGCGTTCGTTGTTCTACGTGAGCCATTACTGGAATCTGCCTTTAAAATGACGAAGCAACTAAAATCGTTGTTATCTGAGTATTTACCATCCTATATGATTCCAAAAACCTTCAAATACATGGACACTTTACCTCTAAATACAAATGGTAAAGTTGATCGTAAAGGATTGGCGGTTATGGAAACAGTATGA
- the dltB gene encoding D-alanyl-lipoteichoic acid biosynthesis protein DltB, translating into MTPYGNIVFFIIIGILLLPTIILGLREKSAKGYNIFVSIIVLALIFGNSLNGTISLILFTVFQLLLIIAYQKYRLQKNSGTVFIVAVLMSILPLVLVKVLPILGLYHLFGFLGVSYITFKSVQMILETRDGLIKDKISAVELAYFLLFFPTVSSGPIDRWRRFYKDMHTVPSNQEYQKLLLSGINYIFVGFLYKFILAYLIYNYTLIYLPNHTYNYLTPFQGQIAYMYMYSFYLFFDFAGYSAFAVGVSRIMGIQTPINFNRPFSSRNIKDFWNRWHMSLSFWFRDYVYMRFVLWMTKKKWIKNKFTISYIGFFLLFFLMGIWHGLEWHFVVYGLYHALLIISFDKFERWNKKRKLWPKNKWTHAIGVFITFNAVCFGFYIFSGKLF; encoded by the coding sequence ATGACGCCTTACGGAAATATCGTTTTTTTCATTATTATTGGGATTTTATTGCTGCCCACAATTATATTAGGATTACGTGAAAAATCTGCAAAAGGCTATAATATCTTTGTTTCGATTATTGTTTTAGCTCTTATTTTTGGTAATTCTTTAAATGGCACAATCTCTCTCATACTTTTTACAGTATTTCAGTTACTATTAATCATTGCTTATCAAAAATACCGACTACAAAAGAATAGCGGGACAGTATTTATTGTAGCTGTACTGATGTCTATCTTGCCACTTGTGCTTGTTAAGGTTCTTCCGATTCTTGGACTATATCATTTATTTGGATTCCTAGGAGTGTCCTACATTACCTTTAAATCTGTCCAAATGATTTTAGAAACACGTGACGGTCTAATAAAGGATAAAATTTCAGCAGTTGAGCTGGCCTATTTTTTACTGTTCTTCCCAACCGTTTCATCAGGTCCTATCGATCGTTGGCGACGTTTTTATAAAGATATGCATACAGTTCCGTCAAATCAGGAGTATCAAAAGCTACTTTTAAGTGGGATTAATTATATATTTGTAGGCTTTTTATATAAATTCATTTTGGCTTATTTAATTTATAATTACACACTTATTTATTTACCAAATCATACCTATAATTATTTGACACCTTTTCAAGGGCAAATAGCGTATATGTATATGTATAGCTTCTATTTATTTTTCGACTTTGCTGGCTATAGTGCCTTTGCCGTTGGGGTCAGTCGCATTATGGGCATTCAAACGCCAATAAACTTTAATCGTCCATTTTCAAGTCGCAATATAAAAGATTTTTGGAATCGCTGGCATATGAGCCTTTCATTCTGGTTTAGGGATTATGTTTATATGCGCTTTGTGCTTTGGATGACTAAGAAAAAATGGATTAAAAATAAATTTACAATCTCATATATTGGCTTCTTTTTACTGTTCTTTTTAATGGGGATTTGGCATGGACTAGAATGGCACTTTGTGGTCTATGGACTCTACCATGCCCTGCTAATCATTAGCTTCGATAAATTTGAACGGTGGAACAAAAAACGTAAGCTTTGGCCGAAAAATAAATGGACACATGCAATTGGTGTGTTTATCACTTTTAATGCTGTTTGTTTTGGCTTTTATATTTTTTCAGGAAAATTATTTTAA
- the dltC gene encoding D-alanine--poly(phosphoribitol) ligase subunit 2 has protein sequence MEKQQVLEMLVELCEDDIIVENPDIDLFEEGLLDSFGTINLLVEIENRFNISVPITDFNREEWNTPNRIVAKLAERQ, from the coding sequence ATGGAGAAACAACAAGTTTTAGAAATGCTAGTAGAATTATGCGAAGACGATATCATTGTAGAAAACCCAGATATCGATTTATTTGAAGAGGGACTACTTGATTCATTCGGTACCATTAATCTATTAGTTGAAATTGAAAACCGCTTTAATATCTCTGTACCAATTACTGATTTCAATCGTGAGGAATGGAACACGCCAAATCGTATTGTAGCGAAATTAGCTGAAAGACAATGA